From a region of the Teredinibacter turnerae genome:
- the asnB gene encoding asparagine synthase (glutamine-hydrolyzing), whose product MCGVFAIFATSLGIEEKRELTKQALAQLQHRGPDAWGVYNSPKATLGHVRLSIVDVAAGHQPMVSGDQIVSFNGEIFNHVELRAELESQGVVFETRSDTEVILKLYQRDGIDCFRQFNGQFAIIIWDKREQRLIAARDRYGIRPLYLLPYRGGWAFSSEMKAFDCLPGFRRSFSPAGLLEHGLLWNTLGETTVYNDVRSVESGTVKIFATSGEEQTRRYYQLGEELSARRDQFSSFEQAQEGLTQALSDAVTLRLRSDVPVGAYLSGGIDSTVISRLVKDATNHDFRTFSVAFEDESLDESLYQKMASEDVNSQHNEVRVSRQNIADSIADTVRHTERPIFRTAPTPLYLLSDKVQQERIKVVLTGEGADEILCGYDAFKELKILEAWKKNGYSPKVEGALRDLYPHLAHYSDPKHFGLIRLYYEGFLDDYDNEMAGLNIRFNNNKILERYLNPDFGLQVDKDRMRERIAEQLPADFKHWTLMQRNSFLEMKTLLQGYLLSSQGDRMALSHGVEGRFPFLDHQVVEQAFAMPDEYKLRGFEQKAVLREAFTGKIPQQIIDRPKRPYMAPDLISFIDDSGNLQGMAAEMMNDQAIRDAGLFNHEMVAKFLKKFKRGVPKDIGYRDNMIFTFIYSTQLCHYWLNKPVQDAPDYGLCTVDIVDTL is encoded by the coding sequence ATGTGCGGTGTTTTTGCAATTTTTGCAACCAGTCTCGGAATTGAAGAGAAGCGAGAGCTGACCAAGCAAGCCCTGGCACAGCTGCAACACCGCGGGCCGGATGCTTGGGGGGTTTACAACAGCCCTAAGGCGACGCTCGGGCATGTGCGCTTGTCGATTGTGGATGTCGCTGCTGGCCATCAACCTATGGTAAGTGGCGATCAAATCGTGTCGTTCAACGGTGAAATTTTCAATCATGTAGAGCTGCGCGCTGAGCTTGAATCACAAGGCGTGGTATTTGAGACCCGCTCTGACACAGAAGTGATTCTCAAGCTTTACCAGCGTGACGGAATTGATTGTTTCCGCCAGTTTAATGGCCAATTTGCCATTATTATTTGGGATAAGCGGGAGCAACGGCTTATTGCCGCGCGCGATCGCTACGGTATTCGTCCGCTGTATCTCCTGCCTTATCGGGGCGGTTGGGCTTTTTCTTCAGAAATGAAAGCTTTCGACTGTCTTCCGGGCTTCCGTCGTTCATTTTCTCCCGCCGGATTATTGGAGCACGGCCTGCTTTGGAATACGCTCGGTGAGACTACGGTTTACAACGATGTCCGCAGTGTGGAGTCAGGTACCGTCAAGATTTTTGCCACTTCTGGCGAGGAGCAAACACGGCGCTACTATCAACTTGGTGAAGAACTGTCGGCGCGCCGGGACCAGTTCTCTTCGTTCGAACAGGCTCAGGAAGGCTTAACGCAAGCCTTGTCAGATGCAGTTACCCTGCGGCTGCGCAGTGATGTTCCGGTTGGCGCCTACTTGAGCGGTGGCATCGACTCTACGGTTATTTCCCGTCTGGTGAAAGACGCCACCAATCACGATTTCCGCACTTTCTCAGTCGCATTCGAGGATGAATCGCTGGATGAATCGTTATACCAGAAAATGGCGAGCGAAGACGTTAACTCGCAGCACAACGAAGTGCGTGTTTCCCGCCAAAACATAGCAGACTCGATTGCCGACACGGTGCGCCACACCGAGCGCCCTATTTTTCGCACTGCGCCGACCCCCTTGTATTTACTCTCCGATAAAGTACAGCAGGAGCGGATTAAAGTTGTGCTCACTGGTGAGGGCGCCGACGAAATTCTCTGTGGGTACGATGCCTTTAAAGAATTAAAAATTCTCGAGGCTTGGAAAAAGAACGGGTACTCACCGAAGGTGGAAGGTGCTCTGCGGGATTTGTACCCGCATTTGGCGCACTACTCAGATCCGAAGCACTTCGGACTTATTCGCCTGTACTACGAGGGCTTTCTCGACGATTACGACAACGAGATGGCGGGGCTGAATATTCGTTTTAATAACAACAAAATCCTCGAACGCTATCTTAACCCTGACTTTGGATTGCAGGTCGACAAAGACCGTATGCGGGAGCGTATAGCGGAGCAACTCCCTGCCGATTTTAAGCACTGGACATTAATGCAGCGCAATAGCTTCCTCGAGATGAAAACCCTGTTACAAGGGTATTTACTCTCGTCACAAGGGGATCGCATGGCGCTGAGTCATGGGGTGGAAGGTCGCTTCCCGTTTCTTGACCACCAGGTTGTAGAGCAGGCATTCGCTATGCCTGACGAATACAAGTTACGTGGATTCGAGCAAAAAGCGGTATTGCGGGAAGCGTTCACCGGTAAAATTCCACAGCAGATTATCGACCGACCCAAGCGCCCCTACATGGCGCCCGACCTGATTTCATTTATTGATGATTCCGGTAACTTGCAGGGTATGGCTGCAGAAATGATGAACGACCAGGCCATCAGGGATGCGGGATTGTTCAATCACGAAATGGTCGCGAAATTTCTTAAAAAATTCAAACGCGGTGTACCTAAGGATATCGGCTACCGCGATAATATGATTTTTACATTTATCTACAGTACTCAGCTTTGCCACTACTGGCTGAATAAACCAGTACAGGATGCACCGGACTACGGTCTCTGTACAGTTGATATTGTAGACACACTCTAA
- a CDS encoding acyl carrier protein yields the protein MIKDDARQALVAFISENYMVDEDEIPLDQSLIDEGIIDSFGLIEIASYLQTAHGIEIAEDELIRDNFGSVNKMIDFAARKVGTSCAS from the coding sequence ATGATTAAAGACGACGCTAGACAGGCGCTTGTTGCGTTTATTTCAGAAAATTACATGGTCGATGAGGATGAAATTCCGTTAGACCAGTCCCTCATCGATGAAGGAATTATCGATTCGTTTGGTCTCATTGAAATCGCCTCCTACTTGCAAACAGCTCACGGGATTGAGATTGCGGAGGATGAGCTCATCCGCGATAACTTTGGTTCGGTTAATAAAATGATCGATTTTGCGGCGCGCAAAGTGGGGACTTCCTGCGCCAGCTAG
- a CDS encoding prolyl oligopeptidase family serine peptidase, translated as MKLLSGHFAVLAALVGLMLVLGLLLAAYRWYRPAPVPNERQLALMDLMQGKKFVYRGDRGKLTLPYRLFMPERTRTDNTKADSTNADNTKAKALPLILVLHASTGRGNNNFSQLSPAVEQLTSAKLQSLSAAAVIVPQCPKGVEWTDVKPSGPPYGNYAMAGTTVSERFKAVLALIDDVIANYPIDQRRIYITGSSMGASATWQFLYHFPHVFAAAIPMNGRTDPSQAAIIGQTPLWMFHGIRDKVAPIENSRAMQAALEAQGIPSQLTELDAGHGIEYESFTPETYLWLLQQELTTAPRSERENTASGKKYE; from the coding sequence ATGAAATTGCTTTCCGGACATTTTGCTGTGCTCGCCGCACTAGTGGGGTTGATGCTGGTGTTGGGCCTGCTGTTGGCTGCTTACCGGTGGTACAGGCCAGCACCTGTGCCTAACGAGCGGCAACTCGCGCTAATGGATCTGATGCAAGGGAAGAAATTTGTCTACCGCGGTGATCGTGGCAAACTGACGCTGCCTTATCGGTTATTTATGCCGGAGCGCACCCGTACCGATAACACCAAAGCCGATAGTACTAATGCCGATAATACTAAAGCCAAAGCGTTGCCATTAATTCTTGTGCTGCACGCCTCGACTGGGCGCGGGAATAATAATTTTTCTCAGCTCTCGCCAGCGGTTGAACAACTGACCAGCGCCAAACTCCAGTCGTTATCCGCTGCTGCTGTTATTGTGCCCCAGTGCCCGAAAGGTGTGGAGTGGACAGATGTTAAACCGTCCGGGCCGCCGTACGGTAACTATGCTATGGCTGGCACCACTGTAAGTGAACGATTTAAAGCGGTGCTGGCGTTGATCGACGATGTTATTGCGAACTACCCCATAGACCAGCGACGGATTTATATCACCGGTTCGTCCATGGGGGCGAGTGCCACCTGGCAATTTCTCTACCATTTTCCTCACGTGTTTGCGGCCGCTATACCGATGAATGGCCGCACCGACCCGAGCCAGGCGGCAATTATTGGGCAGACACCGCTGTGGATGTTTCACGGTATTCGCGACAAGGTCGCGCCTATCGAAAATTCGCGTGCGATGCAGGCTGCGCTTGAAGCGCAGGGTATCCCGTCGCAGTTAACTGAGCTTGATGCCGGGCACGGTATTGAATACGAGAGCTTCACTCCAGAAACGTATCTCTGGTTGTTGCAGCAGGAACTAACCACGGCGCCGCGCAGTGAACGCGAAAATACAGCCTCTGGTAAAAAATATGAATGA
- a CDS encoding type I polyketide synthase produces the protein MNEVNVSDTDIAIIGMAGRFPGSDSIEEFWQNLMQGKSGISDVSEKELRDIGIPQSVYGQPNYVKRTASISDAKCFDAEFFGFSHAEARLLDPQQRLFLEYAWKALEAAGYIPDEIDSPVGVYAGCGLNRYLLTNMDIDTVNFDIDEFQKMIASDKDFLATRVAYKLNLRGPAINVQSACSTSLLAAQMGIAGLQSYQCDVALCGGATVAVPHGAGYLHSDGLIFSKDGYCRPFSPGANGTLFGEGVGAVVLKRLEDALNDGDDVVAIISAAAVNNDGRDKVGFTAPSANGQTEVISLAHELAEVAPEQIRFVETHGTATALGDPIELTGLARAFGDLRVAEPFCALGTLKANIGHLDAAAGVAALIKTALVLQHRTVPPVCVNGAAPQVGQEQSPFYFNRTPVDLSNSTETLYAGVSSFGVGGTNVHLIMRDAAEYQPAVELPTGEKYALPISAHHRDSLKALRKEIARYTRQYPASLADVSCVLRESRKRLQHGQAVVAYPKADGEPMLVNGEQLNLNCNQRAAFMFTGQGAHFLGMTSELYAAQPCYAKELDAVLAVLQELGLGEVVSYLQAPEKLSPADENRTDLVQPALVAVQYALARCLMRWGIQPAVLMGHSIGEYTAACLDGIFDIRTALRIVAERGRLMAATEEGAMVVAFATRSAVEALLDDTLEISIENSRENIVVSGSHENINAFIKRLDGESIKHATLPNRHPFHSRYMEPALAPFAAAMGEAKFAPAAGLFQPASKEAKAGQAATVEYWTAHLRHEVNFKFAIEQAAKAGIENFIEIGPGGALTRFVKDTLDANVNVFRTLGNAKTGNPENVNFDLAVAGMALQFPRLDIAAWGFGVDGRRRAIPTYPFRKEEHWLSPKRVAQSSQAQQTPVARTQLNPSNDDEGGARQDLDRSLLAVWAQVLEQPQLTIDTNFFDLGGDSLSAIKLVKDMHKATGIEFTHSSVFEHPTIRDLVDQMGDDAEKAASVVLLNGVAEGVPVFCLCGVQIYKEFANHFLHNPVYGMYAKEEIAIIQDEAEGEGSAEVSIDSLVDTYVQAVIRHLSGKELMLVGLSFGGLLALEVNQKLTELGYRVKRVVLFDSYLQSSHYRTLPKLMVDSFARYQQYGLRRFSSIIAGRVSQKVAGKLGLKSGAKRVVWDHESAERNRGDAFHRIARAFNATGKTYDFDALLIKASRTNAGFGMASKPDYGMSKVITGHLDVAEVHADHVDMVTGDVVDEVYDLVHNYIKAVN, from the coding sequence ATGAATGAAGTAAACGTTTCCGACACTGATATCGCCATTATTGGTATGGCAGGCCGCTTCCCAGGCTCCGACTCCATCGAAGAGTTCTGGCAGAACCTGATGCAGGGCAAGAGCGGTATCAGCGATGTTTCGGAAAAAGAATTGCGTGATATCGGTATTCCGCAATCGGTTTATGGACAGCCCAATTATGTTAAACGCACAGCCTCCATAAGTGATGCCAAGTGTTTCGATGCGGAATTTTTCGGTTTTAGTCACGCCGAGGCCCGCTTGCTCGATCCCCAGCAACGCCTTTTTTTGGAGTATGCCTGGAAAGCGCTGGAAGCCGCGGGCTATATTCCAGACGAAATCGATTCGCCCGTTGGTGTCTATGCTGGATGTGGCCTCAACCGGTATTTGTTGACGAATATGGATATCGACACGGTCAACTTCGATATCGACGAGTTTCAGAAAATGATCGCCAGCGATAAAGATTTTCTGGCGACGCGCGTGGCCTACAAACTAAATTTGCGCGGGCCCGCCATTAACGTGCAGTCGGCCTGTTCCACCTCACTGCTGGCGGCGCAAATGGGGATTGCCGGTTTACAGAGCTACCAGTGCGATGTGGCGCTGTGTGGCGGTGCGACCGTTGCGGTTCCGCACGGTGCCGGTTATCTGCATTCAGACGGTTTAATTTTTTCCAAAGACGGCTACTGCCGACCTTTTTCCCCCGGCGCAAACGGCACCTTGTTTGGTGAAGGTGTTGGCGCGGTGGTGCTTAAACGCCTTGAAGACGCACTCAATGACGGCGACGATGTGGTGGCTATTATCAGTGCCGCTGCCGTCAATAATGATGGCCGCGATAAGGTCGGGTTTACCGCTCCCAGTGCAAACGGCCAAACGGAAGTTATTTCACTTGCGCATGAGTTGGCGGAAGTGGCGCCGGAGCAAATCCGGTTTGTGGAGACCCACGGTACTGCCACAGCACTGGGTGATCCGATTGAGCTTACCGGTCTGGCGCGTGCGTTTGGTGATTTACGGGTAGCAGAGCCGTTCTGCGCGCTGGGTACTTTAAAGGCCAACATCGGCCACCTGGATGCCGCGGCGGGTGTTGCGGCCTTAATTAAGACGGCGTTGGTATTGCAGCACCGGACGGTACCGCCGGTTTGCGTCAATGGCGCTGCCCCGCAGGTTGGCCAGGAGCAATCACCGTTTTATTTTAATCGCACCCCGGTGGATTTAAGTAATAGTACAGAAACCCTCTATGCAGGGGTGAGTAGTTTCGGGGTAGGCGGCACCAATGTGCATTTAATTATGCGTGATGCGGCTGAGTATCAGCCCGCGGTTGAATTGCCCACGGGCGAAAAATATGCGTTGCCCATAAGTGCGCACCACCGGGATTCACTGAAAGCACTGCGCAAAGAAATTGCGCGTTATACCCGTCAGTATCCTGCCTCGCTTGCCGATGTGTCTTGCGTATTGCGAGAGTCTCGCAAGCGTCTGCAACACGGCCAGGCGGTGGTGGCCTACCCGAAAGCCGACGGCGAGCCAATGCTGGTAAATGGTGAGCAGCTGAACCTCAATTGTAACCAGCGTGCGGCATTTATGTTTACTGGTCAGGGCGCGCATTTTCTGGGTATGACTTCTGAACTTTATGCGGCGCAGCCCTGTTACGCCAAAGAGTTGGATGCGGTGCTTGCGGTGTTGCAAGAGCTCGGCTTGGGCGAGGTTGTCAGTTACTTGCAGGCACCGGAAAAACTGTCCCCGGCGGACGAAAATCGTACCGATCTGGTGCAGCCAGCGTTGGTTGCCGTGCAGTACGCGCTCGCTCGCTGCTTGATGCGTTGGGGAATTCAGCCAGCCGTGTTAATGGGGCACAGTATCGGCGAATACACGGCTGCTTGTCTCGATGGCATTTTTGACATTCGCACAGCGTTGCGCATTGTCGCGGAGCGCGGACGTCTAATGGCGGCGACCGAAGAGGGCGCCATGGTCGTTGCTTTCGCAACCCGTTCTGCGGTAGAAGCCTTGCTAGACGACACGCTGGAAATTTCGATTGAAAACAGCCGTGAAAATATTGTGGTGTCCGGCAGTCATGAAAATATTAACGCGTTTATTAAACGCTTGGACGGCGAGTCGATCAAACACGCAACATTGCCTAATCGCCACCCGTTTCATTCACGCTACATGGAACCGGCGCTCGCACCTTTTGCGGCGGCAATGGGTGAAGCGAAATTCGCACCCGCTGCTGGTTTGTTTCAGCCCGCCTCCAAAGAGGCAAAAGCCGGTCAGGCGGCGACTGTGGAATATTGGACTGCGCACTTGCGTCACGAGGTCAATTTCAAGTTTGCAATTGAGCAGGCGGCAAAAGCCGGAATCGAAAACTTTATCGAAATCGGTCCCGGCGGTGCGCTCACCCGTTTTGTTAAAGACACACTCGACGCAAATGTGAATGTATTTCGCACCTTAGGTAACGCAAAAACGGGCAACCCGGAAAATGTCAATTTTGACTTGGCGGTTGCAGGAATGGCGCTGCAATTCCCCCGCCTGGATATAGCCGCCTGGGGTTTTGGTGTCGACGGACGCCGCCGTGCGATACCCACCTATCCGTTTCGTAAAGAAGAACACTGGCTTTCGCCAAAGCGTGTTGCGCAGAGTTCGCAAGCGCAACAAACACCGGTGGCGCGCACGCAGTTAAATCCAAGTAACGACGATGAAGGCGGTGCGCGGCAGGATTTAGACCGCAGCCTACTCGCTGTCTGGGCGCAGGTTTTAGAGCAACCGCAGCTGACCATCGACACCAATTTTTTTGATTTGGGCGGCGATTCGCTTTCGGCCATTAAGTTGGTTAAAGATATGCATAAAGCGACAGGTATCGAGTTCACTCATTCCAGTGTGTTTGAACATCCGACCATTCGTGATTTGGTCGACCAGATGGGGGATGATGCAGAAAAGGCTGCGAGTGTGGTATTGCTCAATGGCGTCGCAGAAGGCGTGCCGGTATTTTGCTTGTGTGGAGTGCAAATTTATAAAGAATTTGCCAACCATTTTTTGCACAACCCGGTATACGGTATGTACGCCAAAGAAGAGATTGCCATTATTCAGGACGAAGCCGAAGGCGAGGGCAGTGCTGAGGTATCCATCGACTCTTTGGTCGATACCTACGTGCAGGCGGTGATACGCCATCTGTCAGGCAAGGAGCTGATGCTGGTCGGCTTGTCATTTGGTGGTTTACTCGCGCTGGAAGTGAACCAAAAACTCACTGAGCTGGGGTACCGGGTAAAGCGGGTGGTGTTGTTCGATTCGTATCTGCAATCCAGCCATTACCGGACACTCCCCAAGCTTATGGTCGACAGTTTTGCGCGCTACCAGCAATATGGGTTACGGCGCTTCTCATCGATTATTGCGGGGCGCGTATCGCAAAAAGTGGCGGGCAAGCTGGGGCTTAAATCCGGTGCAAAGCGGGTTGTTTGGGATCACGAGAGTGCAGAGCGCAACCGTGGCGATGCGTTTCACCGGATTGCGCGCGCGTTTAACGCGACCGGCAAAACGTATGATTTTGACGCGCTTCTGATTAAAGCCAGCCGCACCAATGCGGGCTTTGGTATGGCGAGCAAGCCGGATTACGGTATGTCGAAGGTGATTACCGGTCACCTTGATGTTGCCGAAGTGCATGCGGACCATGTGGATATGGTCACTGGGGATGTGGTCGATGAAGTTTACGATCTTGTGCACAATTATATTAAAGCCGTTAACTGA
- a CDS encoding acyltransferase family protein yields MKLEALTSLRFFAALMVLCSHLRFLAESDNSLVKLIYDKVFWEGYIGVTFFFILSGFILSFAYQQRLQSQQIGFWEYMSARIARIYPLHIVTWLLALPLVFFLVPSSTESLATYLANGVLIQSYFPDRAIHFSANIPSWSLSDEMFFYLLFPFLLRCGTRVLLGLVVVLLAWHFAIALSELSEQRKHFYNYVFPLARLLDFVIGLLLFRWYKQVWKPLPESKATLIQVGALGLLAVFFAVKGVIPQALRFDVFYILPMALVIAAFATDRGLLAKALQHRILVLLGEASFALYLTHHLVIRYAEVAADNWGWPMGAVAATVLLVVAIIVSVVCYLGFERRLHRWALSQLIPLGKSLDHGRNTAKTPSN; encoded by the coding sequence GTGAAGCTTGAGGCGTTAACGTCGCTGCGGTTTTTCGCCGCGCTAATGGTACTGTGCAGTCACCTGCGTTTTCTCGCGGAAAGTGACAATTCGCTGGTTAAACTAATTTACGATAAAGTCTTTTGGGAAGGTTATATCGGCGTTACCTTCTTCTTCATTCTTTCTGGGTTTATTCTAAGCTTCGCTTATCAGCAACGATTACAGAGTCAGCAAATAGGATTTTGGGAGTACATGAGTGCGCGCATTGCCCGCATTTACCCGCTGCATATTGTTACCTGGCTACTGGCGCTGCCTTTGGTATTTTTTCTTGTACCTTCATCGACCGAGTCGTTGGCGACCTATCTCGCCAACGGCGTGTTAATCCAATCCTATTTTCCTGACAGAGCCATCCATTTTTCGGCCAATATTCCGTCGTGGAGTCTGTCAGACGAAATGTTTTTTTACCTGTTGTTTCCTTTTCTTTTGCGTTGCGGTACCCGGGTGCTGCTCGGCCTGGTTGTGGTTTTGCTGGCATGGCACTTCGCCATTGCACTGAGCGAGCTGTCTGAACAGCGCAAACATTTTTACAACTATGTTTTTCCTCTGGCGCGCCTGCTGGATTTTGTAATCGGCCTTTTGTTGTTCCGCTGGTACAAGCAGGTATGGAAGCCGTTGCCGGAAAGCAAGGCAACCCTTATTCAAGTTGGCGCTCTGGGTTTGCTTGCTGTGTTTTTTGCTGTTAAGGGTGTGATTCCCCAGGCGCTGCGTTTTGATGTTTTTTATATTTTGCCTATGGCGCTGGTAATTGCGGCGTTTGCGACGGATCGCGGCCTGTTAGCCAAAGCGCTTCAACATCGCATACTGGTGCTGTTGGGTGAGGCGAGTTTTGCGCTTTATCTCACTCACCATTTGGTTATCCGCTATGCGGAAGTGGCGGCCGATAATTGGGGGTGGCCCATGGGTGCTGTTGCCGCAACGGTGTTACTTGTTGTGGCGATAATTGTGAGCGTGGTGTGTTACCTGGGTTTCGAGAGGCGATTGCACCGTTGGGCGCTGAGTCAACTTATTCCACTGGGGAAATCACTGGATCATGGACGCAACACTGCAAAAACACCGTCGAACTGA
- a CDS encoding acyltransferase family protein yields MDATLQKHRRTDVELLRIIAAFLIVYFHGQGIIPAHWAYAGLTVFLIFMGYYACVGRPKSILATAQRLLIPYVVWFVFYFVLRSLLDKPIFREHDNLLTFALSSPSIHLWFLPFAFICISLLHYLRRAVPALLLGSAAVGVATVLILAVPLWKGLGISTPFIQWVHALAPVLIGVGIAQLQTQRPVYRGLALLSVIAALIIATLCGEGRTAIGYALGIALCSVLFARESLIRPNRLVDTVAPTTMGIYLVHPAALVTLYWLGLRADANVVVGFLVSAAGVWLVQKVMPPAVTRLLF; encoded by the coding sequence ATGGACGCAACACTGCAAAAACACCGTCGAACTGATGTAGAGCTGTTACGGATAATTGCCGCGTTTCTTATTGTCTATTTTCACGGCCAAGGAATTATTCCAGCGCATTGGGCGTATGCGGGCCTTACCGTATTTTTGATATTTATGGGTTATTACGCCTGTGTCGGTCGGCCTAAGTCTATTCTTGCAACGGCGCAACGTTTACTTATTCCCTATGTTGTGTGGTTTGTCTTTTACTTCGTGCTGCGCTCGCTTCTCGATAAGCCCATCTTTCGCGAGCACGACAATCTGTTAACTTTTGCGTTGTCTTCGCCGTCAATTCACCTTTGGTTTTTGCCATTTGCGTTTATCTGTATTTCCCTGTTGCACTATCTGCGCCGGGCGGTGCCGGCATTGTTACTGGGCAGCGCGGCTGTTGGCGTTGCGACGGTCCTTATTCTCGCAGTGCCGCTATGGAAGGGGCTCGGAATATCAACGCCATTTATCCAATGGGTGCACGCGCTCGCGCCAGTGTTGATTGGTGTGGGCATAGCGCAACTACAAACGCAACGCCCTGTTTATCGCGGGTTGGCTTTGCTTTCGGTCATTGCGGCCTTGATCATAGCCACCTTGTGTGGTGAAGGCCGAACGGCTATCGGTTATGCGTTGGGGATTGCACTGTGCAGTGTACTGTTCGCAAGAGAAAGCCTTATTCGGCCTAATCGATTAGTTGATACGGTAGCGCCAACCACCATGGGCATCTACCTGGTTCACCCTGCTGCATTGGTGACTTTGTACTGGCTGGGTTTGCGTGCGGATGCCAACGTGGTCGTGGGCTTTTTGGTTTCTGCTGCAGGTGTGTGGCTGGTGCAGAAAGTGATGCCGCCAGCCGTAACCAGACTTCTGTTCTAA